A portion of the Sabethes cyaneus chromosome 3, idSabCyanKW18_F2, whole genome shotgun sequence genome contains these proteins:
- the LOC128742848 gene encoding uncharacterized protein LOC128742848: MGLNSAYFFVFGIVFITFAVQMGFAIKCWECRSDSDPKCSDPFDNSTLSITDCRQVEPKEHLPGVRATMCRKIRQKVHGEWRYFRSCAFMGEPGIEGDERFCLMRSGTYNIFMEYCTCNSKDGCNSAAHYVPHVLCILGLSILSFIFKHLF; the protein is encoded by the exons ATGGGACTCAATTCGGCCTATTTCTTCGTATTTGGGATCGTGTTTATCACCTTTGCAGTACAAATGG GATTTGCAATTAAATGCTGGGAGTGTCGTTCAGATTCCGACCCGAAATGTTCCGACCCATTCGATAACAGTACTTTGTCGATAACGGACTGCAGGCAAGTGGAACCAAAGGAACATCTACCTGGAGTTAGAGCCACCATGTGTCGGAAAATTCGTCAAAAGG TTCATGGCGAATGGCGTTACTTCCGTAGTTGCGCTTTCATGGGGGAACCTGGAATAGAAGGGGATGAACGGTTCTGTCTAATGCGAAGCGGGACTTATAATATTTTCATGGAGTACTGCACCTGCAACAGCAAGGATGGTTGCAACAGTGCAGCTCATTACGTGCCTCATGTTTTATGTATCCTCGGGCTTTCAATACtcagttttatttttaaacatttgtTCTAA
- the LOC128743147 gene encoding uncharacterized protein LOC128743147 — protein sequence MNHSLLFVLLSALFSSALAVRCYQCSSQTDPKGVDNCGAYKGFNKTQNIAIECNSDESHMPGSFCMKVVQQSPRGFIWDGRWRQVIRRCASVSETGVTGVCNWGVYENGVYWEECYCAEDGCNHAGRSVTISTVALASMLLVSLVGRRLFA from the exons ATGAATCACTCGCTCTTATTCGTCCTTCTGTCAGCATTATTTAGTTCAG CGTTAGCCGTACGTTGCTATCAATGTTCCTCGCAAACGGATCCGAAGGGAGTGGACAACTGTGGAGCCTACAAGGGTTTCAACAAGACCCAAAACATTGCCATCGAGTGCAACAGCGATGAGTCGCACATGCCCGGATCGTTCTGCATGAAGGTGGTCCAACAGAGCCCCAGagggtttatct GGGATGGCCGGTGGCGTCAGGTTATCCGGCGATGTGCTTCGGTTTCGGAAACCGGAGTGACCGGTGTGTGCAACTGGGGAGTTTACGAAAATGGTGTCTACTGGGAGGAATGCTACTGCGCCGAGGATGGCTGTAATCACGCGGGTAGATCCGTAACGATTTCTACCGTTGCACTGGCGAGTATGCTGTTGGTGAGCCTCGTCGGTCGCCGACTTTTTGCATAG